From the Lolium rigidum isolate FL_2022 chromosome 2, APGP_CSIRO_Lrig_0.1, whole genome shotgun sequence genome, one window contains:
- the LOC124686085 gene encoding probable methyltransferase-like protein 23: MTTVSRHYFGGASSEHDHALRVDIVENIEEDYGMFVWPCSVILAEYVWQQRSRFSHSRVVELGAGTSLPGLVAAKVGADVTLTDIAHNTEVLNNIRQICSLNDANCKVVGLTWGEWDEPVFDLHPDIILGADVLYDSAKFDDLFATVTFLLENSPEAVFITTYHNRSGHHLIEFLMVKWGLKCLKLLDGFSFLPSCKADSLQGNIQIVEITLEKAKPK, encoded by the exons ATGACCACGGTTTCGCGCCACTACTTCGGCGGTGCCTCCTCCGAGCACGACCATGCCCTCCGCGTCGACATCGTCGAG AATATTGAAGAGGATTACGGGATGTTCGTCTGGCCGTGCAGCGTCATCCTCGCGGAATACGTCTGGCAGCAGAGGTCGCGGTTCTCCCACTCAAGAGTTGTCGAG CTTGGTGCCGGAACCTCGCTACCCGGTTTAGTAGCTGCAAAAGTTGGAGCAGATGTCACGCTGACAGACATTGCACATAATACAGAA GTACTGAACAACATCAGACAAATATGCAGTCTCAATGATGCCAACTGTAAG GTGGTAGGACTTACTTGGGGAGAATGGGATGAACCTGTATTTGATCTGCACCCTGATATTATTCTCGGAGCTGatgtgctttatgattcagcca AATTTGATGATCTGTTCGCGACGGTTACCTTTCTCTTGGAAAATTCTCCTGAGGCAGTGTTCATTACCACATACCACAACCGGAG TGGTCATCATTTGATTGAATTCTTGATGGTGAAGTGGGGTTTGAAATGTCTCAAACTCCTGGATGGGTTCTCATTCCTTCCCTCATGCAAGGCTGATTCACTACAAGGAAACATTCAGATTGTTGAGATCACACTTGAGAAGGCAAAACCTAAATGA